The segment CCGCCTCGATGACCGCGCGCCGGATGAGGTCGGCGTAGTCGGTGGCACCGAGGTTGTCGAGCACCGTCAGGTACTGCTCGAGGAACAGCCCGGCCGCGATCAGCTCGGGCAGGTCGTGCTCGATGCCGAGCGCGCGCAGGCCGGCGGGGTCGAGCCCCTTCTCCCGCGCCCGGGCGAGCACGGCCTGGACCTCGCGCACGAAGCCGCGGGTGCCGGCCGCCCGGCGCAGCTGCTCGGGCCAGACCACCGACTCGGGGTTGTCGCGGAGCAGTTCGCGCAGGACCACGTCGGCCTCGGGAGCCGACAGCAGCCGGATGGCACCCTCGTAGAGCTCGGCCGGAGCGTACTTACGGACCAGGGCGTAGGCGAAGGAGTGGAACGTCGAGCACGCGGCGGCCGACGTCGTCCGTGCCACGCGAGCGGTGACCCGGTCCCGCAGCTGCTCGGCGGCCTTGCGGGAGAAGGTCAGGGCGAGGACGGAGTCGGGTGTGGCACCTCGGTGCTCGATCCGGTCGACGATCGCCTCGACGAGCGTCGTGGTCTTGCCGGTGCCGGGACCGGCGAGGACCAGGAGCGGGCCACCCTCGTGGTCGACCACGCGCTGCTGGTGCTCGTCGAGCTCGGGCACCACGACCTCGCGGTCGGGCCGGACGAGCCGGTAGCGGGTGGTCGGGGTGTTCACAAGGACACCCCATCACGCGGGACCGACAGTGTCCTGCCGACCCCGCGGAGGGTGTGGACGAAACCTCAGCCCAGGTCGACGATCGCGGCGACCGGGCCGCCACCCTCGGGGCCCTGGTGGGCGGCGGAGACCGACACGAAGACCGCCGGGTCGCCGGTGACGGCGGCGGTGACGCCGCCGACGCACGACTTGATCTGGCGGTGCCAGTGCACGTCGGAGTCGTCGAGCATCGCGTTGCGGCGCCCGCGGACCATGCCGTCCTGGCTGGCCTCGCACTTGAGGAAGACGTTGACCAGCTTGCCGTCGAGGTCGCTGGTGCGCGGACGCTCGGGCAGGTCGAGGCCGGCGGACCGGATCGCCTCCCAGATGCCGTCCGCGTCGAGGGCGTCCTCCATCACCGAGTGGCCGATGCGGTAGCGGCCGCCGACCCCCTTCGCGTTGCCGACGACGACGATCTGCGCCTGGTCGAGCTCGACGCCCGAGGAGCAGGAGGCGACCGAGGAGTAGAGCTCACGGCTGTGCATGACGTCGGCGTCGGTGGGCATCTCGATCTCGCCGAGTGCGACGGCGATGCCGAGGCCGGTGACGCCGTTGGAGAGGTCCATCGACTCGTGGGTGTGCTCGGTCCAGACCTTCTTGCCGCGCGCCTTGGCGTCGCGGATGGTGTGGATGGTCAGCAGCGGGGTCTTGGTCTGCACGTAGTGCACGTCGGCGGGGTCGGTGATCCCGGCGCGCTCCATGGCGACCTTCACGCCCGCCGCGACCTTCTCGATCATCGCGGTGTAGCCGATCTCCTCGGGCAGGATCGCCTCGCTCATCGCGAAGCCCGCGGTCAGCCGCATCTCCTCGCGCGACGGGTCGTCCTCGGGGACGTCGGTCGTGGCGAAGATCGTGGCGTGCGGGCTGATGACACCGTCGGTGCCGCCGGACCAGACGATCGGGATGCCCTTGACCTGCTCCGGGTCGGCGCCCTTGGCGACCAGCGCCTCACGGAACGCGCGGTCGGCGATGATCCGGGTGTAGTCGTTGACGCCGCCGTTGCCCTCGGTCTTGCCGATGATCGCGAAGACCCGGTCGGCGGCGATGACGCCGTCGTCGACGAGCTTCGTCAGCTCGGAGGCGTCGGCCACGGAGTGGATGGGGACCTTGCGGACTTCGATGGCGCTGGGCATGGGGTTCCTTTCGAGCGGAGTGCAGGATGGTTCAGGCGGGTACGACGACGGTGCCGGCGTCGCCGCCGACGGCCGCGGTGATCTGGTCGAGGCTGGTGATGACGCCGGTGCCGCCGGTGGTCTCGACGAAGCGGCAGACCGCATCGACCTTGGGCCCCATCGAGCCGGACGCGAAGTGGCCGTCGGCGGCGTGGGCGCGCAGCTGCTCGACGGTGATCCGGCCCAGGGGCTCGGCGTCGGGTTCGCCCCAGCGGATCACGGCGTTGGGCACGTCGGTGGCGATGACGAGCACGTCGGCGCCGGTGGTGCGGGCGAGCAGGGCGGCGCCGAGGTCCTTGTCGATGACGGCCTCGACGCCGACGAGCGAGCCGTCGGGACGGCGTACGTGCGGGATGCCGCCACCGCCGTTGGCGACGACGACGTAGCCGGCCTCGATGAGGGCGACCGCGGCCGGGGCGTCGAGGATCTCCTGCGGCTCGGGCGACGCGACGACGCGGCGCCACCCCTTCTCGCCGCGGTCCTCCCAGGTCTCGCCGTGGTCGACGAGCACCCTGGCCTCGGCCTCGGGCAGGTGGCGCCCGATCGGCTTGGTCGGACGCGTGAAGCCCTCGTCGTCGGCGTCCACCAGCGTGCGGGTGACGAGGGCGGCGCTGCGCCGGTCGATCCCCCGGGCGGCGAGCTCGTGGTCCAGCGCATCCATCAGGACGAAGCCGAGCGTGGCCTGCGTCTGCGCACCGCACCAGTCCAGCGGGACCGGGGGTACGACGCTCGCTGCGAGCTCGTTCTTGACGAGCAGGTTGCCGACCTGGGGGCCGTTGCCGTGGGTGATCACGACGTCGTGGTCGTGCTCGAGCAGACCGGCGACCGCGGCCATCGCGACCTGCGCCGCCTCGATCTGGTCCTCGGGGCGCGCCCGGCCGTCGGCGTTCGTCATGGCGTTGCCACCGAGTGCGAGCAGGACCCTCATGCGGCAACCGTAGTGATCCGGACCACGCCTCCCCATCGGCAACTGTTGTCAGCGTGACGCCGGGAGACGGTCAGGTGTTGCCCATCGGCCGGACTGAGGCGTGGCCGCGGGTGGCGCCCGGGCCACACGTGTCCGCGATGTTGCCCATCGATCGGATCGTCGGGGGCGCCATCTCGGACACGTGTGGCGGAGACGGTCGTCGATACTGGCCCGGTGGGCGTCCGGAACTACCTCGTCGAAGGTGTCTCGTGCACCGGCAAGACCAGCGTGGCGACCGAGCTCGAACGCCGCGGCCACCACGTGGTGCACGGCGACCGCGAGCTGGCCTACCAGGGCGACCCGGTCACCGGCGAGCCCCTGCCGGGTGCACAGCACGAGCACCACGTCTGGGACGTCGACCGCGTTCGCGACATCGTCGCCGATCGCGCGGCGCCCGCGACGTTCTTCTGCGGCGGCTCGCGCAACATCGGCGTGTTCGTGGACCTCTTCGACGAGGTGTTCGTGCTCGAGGTGGACCGTGCGACGCTCACCGCCCGCCTCGACGAGCGTCCCCCGGACGAGTACGGCGCACTCCCGGAGGAGCGCGAGCTGGTCCTGCGACTCCACCGGACCCAGGAGGACGTCCCGGCCGGCACCCCCGTCGACGCGACCCGGACGGTCACTGAGGTCGTCGACGAGATCCTCCGCAGGGCCGGCCTCCCGCCCGCCTGAGCCACTACGCCCAGGCGAAGTAGCGGAGGTAGACGTAGACCCAGGCGACCAGCAGCGTCGCGACGGTCACCACGACGCCGTACTTGGTGAAGCCCCAGAAGCTGATCGGCTCCCCCGCCTTGGCGGCGATGCCGAGCACGACGACGTTGGCGCCGGCCGCGACCGCGGTGGCGTTGCCGCCGAGGTCCGCTCCGAAGACGAAGGCCCACCACAGCGGGCTGTCCGCACCGGACGTCGTCGTCGTGGCGACCATGTCCTCGACGATCGGCACCGTGGCGGTCGTGTAGGGGATGTTGTCGACGAAGGCGCCGATCACGCCGGAGCCGAAGAGCAGGGCCGTCGCGCCGAGCAGCTCCCGGTCGCCCATCGCCTCCGCGGCCCACTCGCCGACCGCGCCGATGACGCCGACCTGCACCAGCGCGCCGACCAGCACGAACAGCGCCATGAAGAAGGCGAGGGTGTCCCACTCGACCTCCTCGAGGAACTCCTCGGGCTCGGTCCGCGAGACCAGCACCATCGCGCCGGCGCCCATCATCGCCACGACCGACGGGTCGAGGTGGAGCACGGTGTGCAGGCCGAACGCGATCATCACCAGGAACAGCACCACCAGGCACCGGCGCAGCATCCGGAGGTTGGTGATCGCCTCGGCCGGGCGGAGGTCGTCGAGCCCGTGCACGTCGACCTCGTGGTCGAGGTCCTTGCGGAAGAGCCAGCGCGCCATCACGACGAAGAGCGCCAGCAGGATGATCGTCAGAGGCAGCGAGTGCACGAGGAAGTCGACGAAGCTCAGCCCGGCCCGGCTGCCGATGATGATGTTGGGCGGGTCGCCGATCAGGGTGGACATGCCGCCGATGTTGGAGGCCAGGATCAGCGAGATGAGGTACGGCGCGGGCGGCAGACCGAGCCTCCGGCAGACCGACAGCGTGACCGGAGCGACCAGCAGCACGCACGTCACGTTGTCGAGGATCGGCGAGACGGCAGCCGTGATCAGCACGAGCAGCACGAGCAGCTTGTAGGGCTCTCCGCCGGAGCGCTGCGCCGCCCACAGCGCCAGGAACTCGAAGAGCCCGGTCTGCTTGAGCACGCCGACGATGATCATCATCCCGAAGAGCAGGAAGATGACGTTCCAGTCGACGCCCGTGTGCTCCTCGAAGAAGGCGGTCTCGGCGTCGACGAGGCCGATGACGACCATGCCGGCCACGCCGCCGAGGGCCGCGGCGACGCGGTGGACGCGCTCGGTCGCGATGAGGGCATAGGCGACGATGAAGACCGCCAGGGCGGCGGAGGTGAGGATCACGCGACCCGCCTGGGCACGCCGAAGGCGCGGGCTGAACGCGCCGGGTCGTCCGTGTCCTCGGCCCAGGTGGCGAGCCGGCCGTAGCGGCTGACCGACCGCAGCCGCTCCTCCACCTGCGCGACCTGGCCCAGGGCGGCGACGACGAGGACCTGGTCGCCGGCGCGCAGGCCGGTGCGGGCGTCGGGGACGAGCACCTCCTTCCCGCGCGCGAGGATGGCGACCCCCGACCCGTTCGGCAGCCGCAGCTCGCCGACCTCGACGCCGGACAGCCGCGAGGCGGGCTCGACCTCGAAGCGCAGCAGGACCGCGTCGAGCCGGTCGAGGGTGGCGAACCCGATCGACACCTTGTGCACGAAGCTGCCCTTCTCCTGCCAGCGGGGCTGGCGTCCACGCCCGATCGCGAGCCCGACGGCGAAGCCGATCGCGGAGGCGATGAGGGCGACGGAGACCGCCACCTCGAGCAGGTAGGGCGTGTCGCTCATCCGGGGTTCCCTGTCAGGCGGGCCTCGACCTCGGTGACCGCCAGCGCGGTGGCCGCGGTGCCGACCGGCAGCTGTCGGGTGAGCTGGCGGGGCCACTGCGTCTCGAGGGCCTCGAGGTCGTCGACGAGCGACTCCACCTCGAGCTGCTCGACGGCCCGGGCCACGGTGTCCTCGGCGAGCCGCGCGGCCTGCGCCGGCGGGACGTACGCCGCGCCCGGCTCGACGTCGCGCACCTGCACCGTCAGGTCGGCGAGGGCGACGACGTCGACGCCGTCGCTGGTCCGCGAGCGAATCACCAGCGGCACCACGCGCGGGTCTGTCGTCACGGGCTCGAACCGCTCGAGACCCGGCCAGCGGGCGACGAAGCCGTTGCGCCGGACGCGCACGACCTCGCCCCTCCGGACCACGAGGACGAGCTCGCCGGGGCCCACGCGACGTACGCACATCAGAGTGGCGAACAGCAGGCCCGGCCCGACGATCACCAGCCACACCACCCACGCCGCCCCGGTCGGGTCGACGGCGGTGTTCTCGTCCGGTGGCGGCATGCCACGAAGTCTTCGCGGACCGGGTGGTCGCGACCATGGGTGCCTGACCCCATCTGCATTGGGCTGGGACTGGGCCGGGGATGGGAGGGTTGGCGACATGCGTCTGCCCGGCCACCTCCCGCTGTTCTGGACGATCTGCCTGATCAACGGCGTCGTGCTCGTGGTCGCGGCGCTGCTGCTGCTCTTCTCCCCCGCCCGCGTCTCGGCCGACGCCGTGCCGTCGGAGATCGTCGTGATCGGCGTCGGGCTGGTGGTGATGATCCTGACCAACGCGCTCCTCATCCGCTGGGCGCTCGCGCCGCTGCACCGCCTCATCGCGCGACTCGAGGACATCGAGCACCTCGAGCCGACCGAGCTTCCCGAGGAGGGGTCCGGCCCGGTCCTCGGCATTGCGCGGAGCGTCAACGGGCTCCTCGCCCGCCTCGCCGAGGAGCGCCGCACCGGGGACGCGCGAGCGCTTGCCGCGCAGGAGGCTGAGCGGCACCGCATCGCCCAGGAGCTGCACGACGAGGTCGGGCAGAGCCTGACGGTCGTCCTGCTGGGCCTCAAGCAGCTGGAGTCGCAGTCGCCGCCCGCACTGGTGCCCGAGCTGGCGGCGGTCCGCGAGAGCGCCCGTGCCGGCCTCGACGACGTACGCCGGGTGGCGCGGCGGCTGCGTCCGGGAGTCCTGGAGGACCTCGGCCTGGCGAGCGCGCTGGCCGCGCTGGCGACCGAGTTCGCCGACCACAGCTCCGCGTCGGTGCGCCGCTCGTTCGCGCCCGGCCTGCCGGCACTGAGCCCGGAGGCCGAGGTGGTGGTCTACCGGGTGGCCCAGGAGGCGCTCACCAACGCCGCCCGGCATGCCGACGCCCGCTCGGTCGAGCTCTCGCTGCAACGGCTCGGCGCCCACGTCGTGCTGGAGGTGCGCGACGACGGCCGCGGCTTCACCGGCCTCACCGAGGGGTCGGGGCTGATGGGGATGCGTGAGCGCGCCGCGCTGGTCCGCGCCGAGCTGTCGGTGATCAGCCAGCCGCGCCACGGCACCACGGTGCGGCTCAAGGTGCCCGTCGACACGACTGCGGAGGCGAGCGCGTGATCCGGATCCTGCTGGCCGACGACCACACGCTGGTGCGCCGCGGCGTACGCCTCATCCTCGAGCAGGAGCCCGACCTGTCCGTCGTCGCCGAGGCCGCCGACGGCGCCGAGGCCGTCGAGCGAGTGCGCGACACCGAGGTCGACCTCGTCGTGCTCGACATCGCGATGCCTCGGATGACCGGGCTGCAGGCGGCCGCCGAGATCGCCCAGCGCCGCAACCCGCCCAAGATCCTGATGCTGTCGATGCACGACAACGAGCAGTACTTCTTCGGCGCCCTCAAGGCCGGTGCGAGCGGGTACGTCCTCAAGTCCGTCGCCGACGAGGACCTCGTCAGCGCCTGCCGGGCGGCGATGCGCGGCGAGACGTTCCTCTACCCCGGCGCCGAGAGCACGCTCGTGCGCGACTGGCTCGACCGGATGCGTCGGGGTGAGCGGGTGCCGACGTCGGTGCTCACCGCGCGCGAGGACCAGGTGATCAAGCTGATCGCCGAGGGTCGCTCCTCGCGCGAGATCGCCAAGGACCTGCACATCGCGCTCAAGACCGTCGAGGGGCACCGCGCCAACATCCTCGGCAAGCTCGGGATGCGCGACCGCGTCGAGCTGACCCGCTACGCGATCCGGGCCGGCCTGATCGAGCCGTAGGGGCCTGCCCGGCCGCACGTGCGGCGGTTGTGGCCCCTGGAACGGCCGTTCGAGGGCCAGAACCGCCGCACGTGCGTCGATCTCACCCGTCGCTGGCGAGCCGAGCGAGGTGCAGGGTGATGTCGCCGACCACGTCCACCTGCGGCGGCAGCACGG is part of the Nocardioides cavernae genome and harbors:
- a CDS encoding AAA family ATPase; the encoded protein is MGVRNYLVEGVSCTGKTSVATELERRGHHVVHGDRELAYQGDPVTGEPLPGAQHEHHVWDVDRVRDIVADRAAPATFFCGGSRNIGVFVDLFDEVFVLEVDRATLTARLDERPPDEYGALPEERELVLRLHRTQEDVPAGTPVDATRTVTEVVDEILRRAGLPPA
- a CDS encoding SPFH domain-containing protein, producing MPPPDENTAVDPTGAAWVVWLVIVGPGLLFATLMCVRRVGPGELVLVVRRGEVVRVRRNGFVARWPGLERFEPVTTDPRVVPLVIRSRTSDGVDVVALADLTVQVRDVEPGAAYVPPAQAARLAEDTVARAVEQLEVESLVDDLEALETQWPRQLTRQLPVGTAATALAVTEVEARLTGNPG
- a CDS encoding TrkA C-terminal domain-containing protein; translation: MSDTPYLLEVAVSVALIASAIGFAVGLAIGRGRQPRWQEKGSFVHKVSIGFATLDRLDAVLLRFEVEPASRLSGVEVGELRLPNGSGVAILARGKEVLVPDARTGLRAGDQVLVVAALGQVAQVEERLRSVSRYGRLATWAEDTDDPARSARAFGVPRRVA
- a CDS encoding carbamate kinase, giving the protein MRVLLALGGNAMTNADGRARPEDQIEAAQVAMAAVAGLLEHDHDVVITHGNGPQVGNLLVKNELAASVVPPVPLDWCGAQTQATLGFVLMDALDHELAARGIDRRSAALVTRTLVDADDEGFTRPTKPIGRHLPEAEARVLVDHGETWEDRGEKGWRRVVASPEPQEILDAPAAVALIEAGYVVVANGGGGIPHVRRPDGSLVGVEAVIDKDLGAALLARTTGADVLVIATDVPNAVIRWGEPDAEPLGRITVEQLRAHAADGHFASGSMGPKVDAVCRFVETTGGTGVITSLDQITAAVGGDAGTVVVPA
- a CDS encoding ring-opening amidohydrolase, producing MPSAIEVRKVPIHSVADASELTKLVDDGVIAADRVFAIIGKTEGNGGVNDYTRIIADRAFREALVAKGADPEQVKGIPIVWSGGTDGVISPHATIFATTDVPEDDPSREEMRLTAGFAMSEAILPEEIGYTAMIEKVAAGVKVAMERAGITDPADVHYVQTKTPLLTIHTIRDAKARGKKVWTEHTHESMDLSNGVTGLGIAVALGEIEMPTDADVMHSRELYSSVASCSSGVELDQAQIVVVGNAKGVGGRYRIGHSVMEDALDADGIWEAIRSAGLDLPERPRTSDLDGKLVNVFLKCEASQDGMVRGRRNAMLDDSDVHWHRQIKSCVGGVTAAVTGDPAVFVSVSAAHQGPEGGGPVAAIVDLG
- a CDS encoding sensor histidine kinase; the protein is MRLPGHLPLFWTICLINGVVLVVAALLLLFSPARVSADAVPSEIVVIGVGLVVMILTNALLIRWALAPLHRLIARLEDIEHLEPTELPEEGSGPVLGIARSVNGLLARLAEERRTGDARALAAQEAERHRIAQELHDEVGQSLTVVLLGLKQLESQSPPALVPELAAVRESARAGLDDVRRVARRLRPGVLEDLGLASALAALATEFADHSSASVRRSFAPGLPALSPEAEVVVYRVAQEALTNAARHADARSVELSLQRLGAHVVLEVRDDGRGFTGLTEGSGLMGMRERAALVRAELSVISQPRHGTTVRLKVPVDTTAEASA
- a CDS encoding response regulator — protein: MIRILLADDHTLVRRGVRLILEQEPDLSVVAEAADGAEAVERVRDTEVDLVVLDIAMPRMTGLQAAAEIAQRRNPPKILMLSMHDNEQYFFGALKAGASGYVLKSVADEDLVSACRAAMRGETFLYPGAESTLVRDWLDRMRRGERVPTSVLTAREDQVIKLIAEGRSSREIAKDLHIALKTVEGHRANILGKLGMRDRVELTRYAIRAGLIEP
- a CDS encoding ArsB/NhaD family transporter → MILTSAALAVFIVAYALIATERVHRVAAALGGVAGMVVIGLVDAETAFFEEHTGVDWNVIFLLFGMMIIVGVLKQTGLFEFLALWAAQRSGGEPYKLLVLLVLITAAVSPILDNVTCVLLVAPVTLSVCRRLGLPPAPYLISLILASNIGGMSTLIGDPPNIIIGSRAGLSFVDFLVHSLPLTIILLALFVVMARWLFRKDLDHEVDVHGLDDLRPAEAITNLRMLRRCLVVLFLVMIAFGLHTVLHLDPSVVAMMGAGAMVLVSRTEPEEFLEEVEWDTLAFFMALFVLVGALVQVGVIGAVGEWAAEAMGDRELLGATALLFGSGVIGAFVDNIPYTTATVPIVEDMVATTTTSGADSPLWWAFVFGADLGGNATAVAAGANVVVLGIAAKAGEPISFWGFTKYGVVVTVATLLVAWVYVYLRYFAWA